One Actinospica robiniae DSM 44927 genomic region harbors:
- a CDS encoding cysteine hydrolase family protein, with translation MTSNSALLVMDVQQAIVDRFAGSENAAGYLPRLREAIDAAHRAEIPVLHVVVGFRDGHPEISPRNKTFSTLALSGGFAEGAEDARVHPDVAPSPGDILITKKRVSAFAGSDLDLVLRARGVDSLVLTGIATSGVVLSTLRQAADLDFRLTVLSDGCLDADPEVHRVLLEKVFPRQAEIVEVAEWIKSL, from the coding sequence ATGACGAGCAACAGCGCCCTCCTGGTGATGGACGTGCAGCAGGCCATCGTGGACCGGTTCGCCGGCTCCGAGAATGCGGCCGGCTACCTCCCGCGGCTGCGCGAGGCGATCGACGCCGCGCACCGGGCCGAGATCCCGGTCCTCCACGTGGTCGTCGGCTTCCGCGACGGACACCCGGAGATCAGCCCGCGCAACAAGACTTTCAGCACGCTGGCGCTGAGCGGCGGCTTCGCCGAGGGCGCCGAGGACGCGCGGGTACACCCGGACGTCGCGCCGAGTCCCGGCGACATCCTGATCACCAAGAAGCGGGTCAGCGCGTTCGCCGGCAGCGACCTGGACCTGGTGCTGCGGGCACGGGGCGTCGACAGCCTCGTCCTGACCGGCATCGCGACCAGCGGCGTCGTGCTCTCCACGCTGCGTCAGGCGGCGGACCTCGACTTCCGGCTGACCGTCCTGTCGGACGGCTGCCTGGACGCCGATCCCGAGGTCCACCGCGTGCTGCTGGAGAAGGTGTTCCCCCGTCAGGCGGAGATCGTCGAGGTCGCCGAGTGGATCAAGTCCCTGTGA